From a single Scomber japonicus isolate fScoJap1 chromosome 12, fScoJap1.pri, whole genome shotgun sequence genomic region:
- the zgc:66427 gene encoding E3 ubiquitin-protein ligase znrf1 has protein sequence MGTRASRLQEEPAPSAFGKDGTKRDSYRRSRCTRPTSLMVDFSGSFEDTEANRSRSEEGSDSDLGQHGASADGSPADHHSIPSGISQPSPTDDNNSEGKPEEDGNVSPEGAVDAEHQPGVETGRTPHRTFSERLPGNRHSSSRNVGARSTRVRGSHQRPVSEAWIGLYRVNNRHGNIRCPFCSKPFPGGRIEDHLLSCLTSPPLPYNTDVLSKDSGECSICLEDLVQGETIARLACLCVYHKSCIDSWSKVKPCCPEHPFD, from the exons ATGGGGACGCGAGCCAGCCGCCTACAGGAAGAGCCGGCTCCCTCCGCTTTCGGAAAAGATGGCACCAAGCGGGATTCATACCGACGCTCCCGCTGTACAAGACCCACCAGCCTCATGGTCGACTTCTCCGGCAGCTTCGAGGACACCGAGGCCAACAGGAGCCGCTCCGAGGAAGGCAGCGACTCGGATCTTGGGCAGCATGGGGCGAGTGCGGACGGAAGCCCCGCCGACCACCACAGCATCCCCTCCGGCATCAGCCAACCGTCACCTACCGACGACAACAACAGCGAGGGGAAGCCCGAGGAGGACGGTAATGTGAGCCCGGAGGGTGCCGTCGACGCTGAGCACCAGCCCGGAGTGGAGACAGGCCGCACGCCACACCGCACTTTTTCCGAGAGGCTGCCCGGGAATCGGCACTCTTCCTCCCGCAACGTCGGGGCGAGATCCACCCGTGTTCGAGGCTCCCACCAGCGGCCGGTTTCCGAGGCTTGGATCGGCCTCTACCGTGTCAACAATCGTCATGGCA ATATCCGCTGTCCTTTCTGCTCGAAGCCTTTCCCGGGGGGTCGGATCGAGGATCACCTGTTGAGCTGCCTCACGTCTCCTCCACTACCTTACAATA cgGATGTGCTCAGTAAAGACAGCGGCGAGTGCTCCATCTGTTTGGAGGATCTGGTGCAGGGAGAGACCATCGCCAGGCTGGCTTGCCTCTGCGTCTACCATAAGAG